A genomic window from Terrisporobacter glycolicus ATCC 14880 = DSM 1288 includes:
- a CDS encoding HAD family hydrolase, which produces MKYKLCLFDFDYTLADTTKPIVECFRHTFETMNIDGFDREKAIKTIGMTLDNAFPELTGIKDEEKVQELVSIYRVKSDEITIQNTVLFEDTVETLQTLKKNGIKVGIVSSRMGARIDKILEHLDCRKYVDYIIGYENVTTHKPNPEGLMKALEYFNCKKEDVLYVGDSYIDAKAAENGQIDFVGVTTGTTSQNDFKEYNNIKIVNNLSSILDVI; this is translated from the coding sequence CAAAGCCCATAGTAGAATGTTTTAGGCATACTTTTGAAACAATGAATATAGATGGCTTTGATAGAGAAAAAGCTATTAAAACTATAGGTATGACATTGGATAATGCCTTTCCAGAACTAACAGGAATAAAGGATGAAGAAAAGGTTCAAGAACTTGTATCAATTTATAGAGTTAAATCAGATGAGATTACAATTCAAAATACTGTTTTATTTGAGGATACTGTTGAAACACTACAAACCCTTAAGAAAAATGGAATAAAGGTGGGGATAGTATCTAGTAGAATGGGAGCTAGAATAGATAAAATATTAGAACACTTAGATTGTAGAAAATACGTTGATTATATAATAGGTTATGAAAATGTGACAACTCATAAACCAAATCCAGAAGGATTAATGAAAGCATTAGAATACTTTAACTGTAAAAAAGAAGATGTATTATATGTTGGAGATAGTTATATAGATGCTAAGGCAGCAGAAAATGGACAAATAGATTTTGTTGGAGTTACTACTGGAACTACATCACAAAACGACTTTAAAGAATATAATAATATTAAGATAGTAAATAATTTATCATCTATACTAGATGTTATATAG
- a CDS encoding AAA family ATPase translates to MKDKFVITIGREYGSGGGEIGRRLAAYFNIPCYDKELLTIVAKESGYCKEYFEKYDEKPLKVLSYFGYDYGSNNLPINHQLFLKQFNLIQKLASEKSCIFVGRASNYALKDFDNVFNIFIHGEFEFRRRRAIIEHNVKEEISASVVKKIDKERASYYKYYTDSYWGDAKNYHLCLDTSFIGIDEATRMIINFVEKRYK, encoded by the coding sequence ATGAAAGATAAATTTGTAATTACTATTGGTAGAGAATATGGTAGTGGTGGTGGAGAAATAGGAAGAAGATTAGCAGCGTATTTTAATATACCATGCTATGATAAAGAATTACTAACTATTGTTGCAAAAGAAAGTGGATACTGTAAGGAATATTTTGAGAAGTACGATGAAAAACCATTAAAAGTGTTGAGTTACTTTGGATATGACTATGGTTCAAATAATTTACCTATTAACCACCAATTATTTTTAAAACAATTTAATTTGATACAAAAACTTGCTAGTGAAAAATCTTGCATATTTGTAGGAAGAGCATCAAATTATGCATTAAAAGATTTTGATAATGTATTTAATATATTTATTCATGGAGAATTTGAATTTAGAAGAAGAAGAGCTATAATTGAACATAATGTAAAGGAAGAAATAAGTGCTTCTGTTGTTAAAAAAATAGATAAAGAAAGAGCATCTTATTATAAATACTATACAGACTCTTACTGGGGAGATGCAAAGAACTATCATTTATGTTTAGATACTAGTTTTATAGGTATAGATGAGGCAACAAGAATGATAATAAACTTTGTAGAAAAAAGA